A window of Chrysoperla carnea chromosome 3, inChrCarn1.1, whole genome shotgun sequence genomic DNA:
CCTGGTAAGAAATCTCCTTTATATTGTGAACGATCTACAAACGTGTGAACTGTATCACCatacttgaaaaaataaaaaattttactcaactTGTAAttcgaaatgtttttaattcaacTTACAGTTTGAACTGTAGCTCTTCGAATAACACCAAATTCATCAGTTTCTTCCCAAATATCACGTACAATTTTTGCTCCACGTTCCTTAGCACGCCTGACTATTGTATCTAAATCTTCAACTGAAAAGGCAACATCTTTCACACTATCACCATGTTTAACCAAAAATGGACCCATTTCTGGGTCGTCTGGTTCGTATGCAGATTGAAATTCAAATATGATCTGCAATTTAATTaatcgattaataaattttacaataatttatttaaaacaatttacctTGTTTTGCCGAACAACGTGAGCTGCATATTTTCGATTTCCAGTCTCTAATCCTTTGTAAGCTAATGGTTCGAAACctaatcttaaaatataatagctGGCagcctaaaaaaatattaaataatttttataaattcaaaaatttttatttttcggaaattttattaaattttacctgTTTTGCATTTCCAACCCAGAACACCACGTGgtcgaaatgtaaaaattttccaccGTTTGgctagaaatataatttataaaactttaataaacatatccacatttttttttttgataacaggtTTTACAGaactaaaaattgttatttctttaTTCAACTGTGACCTTTAGTAGGATTTCAAAGCTTTAAGTCACATTCTTCAAATTtcctatataaattaatttttcacgtCCTCAATGAATTTCCAAtctaacatatttttatgtccTTATCCTTATTACTTTATACAGGGTGATTTTATTGGGaatgaaaatacattatttagatTCTTTATGGGGGGGGGGGGCGTATACGTCTTTAAAAcaccaaacaaattttaaacagaaaattctcaaaataatcatttattttaacagAGTCTTCTTGATCGTAAACGTAAACGATCGTTCGCGGCCACGAAGACGTTTATATGAGCTGATAcgaatttttacgtttttttaattttgcgaaAAGTTATGATTTCATCCTTAATTTCTCGGGATCTGAGAAAAAACAAGcaacatttcttaaaaattttccttaaaatatctCAAGCTCGTCATAAATAAGTCACATAGAAAGTTCAgttattaaaaccatttttattaaaacaattacctTTGGGCCCTTATCCGTATACGTCgtctgaaaaacaaaataaaaaaattgatgaaatttcgctgataattattttttaaattcttagcTTAccattgtaaacaaattttaatcgcaaaattataaaaaaaaactctctaTTGTTGTCTAAActcaaattgtaaaattttcaaaacattttcttctataattcttttatatataagttttattgaCCAATCATATTGTTCCATTCTGGAGGAGTGGTAGGCAACATCCACAATATTCATGATCGaatgacaataatatttaaaaaaaatatctactattgaattaatttatggctatgtttttttttttcaaaataattacgtataaaacaggaatttataatttttttaaatcaacagtTTTATCGTCAAGTGAATATTGCTTCTATGATTCCAAGCTATTATAGAAACAAAAGGCGTATACCCCGTGGTTTTTATCTGATAAATAGCGTATAccctgtgtaaaaaaaaaaatagatataaatgcGAAAAAAGTAGGAGTTGAAAATgggtgtgcttcaaaaacttaaaaagttttgcatcgattaagctcaaattttgaATCGATGTAAACCatcttcaaggattgtttttatctatatttaaccTTCGGGGTGGAAAGGTGGGGCGTGAAAATGGGGATGAACAATAGAATATTTTCAAGCATatccaagtggggtatcaaattaAAGAGTAATACGTGAACATTACAAAACTTTAGCCCCGACGCAAGGGGACATGGTGGAGGGGAGATTTTTTGTTACGTGTTTATAGGACACCaaggaaaattcaattttaatttaatctagTCATAGGGGAGTGTCGGGTTCCAGTGGGGGGCATACATAGCccaaaacttttttgatatacttaTATTGGCTTAAAATTATCATCTAGGAGGTATTTAATGTCGCTAAATAtgaatccgatgtcagattatCAGGTTTATTCCGAAAATTGTGACATTTTTGACCGGAAATTCcactttttgacaaaaaaacggcaaaataagaatttatcgtccaaactgtGCACTGAGATGTATTTTcggtcgctgattacgaattcGATGTCAAATAACACGGATTAGATAACGTATTGcgaaaatttgaaacataaaaattttttttgcttcagCGCGTTAGTAACTCAATTCTTGGCAAAGTCAGAGAACTTTTTTCGtaagataatattataaaacagctttttttttgaaattttttgtcatgAAATAGCAATTTTTACTAAACTTTGTGGATATGTAATTCATATCAATAATAACAAAGAAATTTGCAAATAACCATAACCTCtgaatgcaatttttgtttgtatcgACGAATTGGTAAACTCGTACAGTTTTTCTGAAGGCAATCATCATTATTAAATCATAACTGTGATAACATTTATAAGAGGGGCCCAATCGATCTTATgatttttacgtaaaaaaatacaaaaatgaagtAAACATGTTTACTGCACATTAAACtggtttttagaatttaaatatcatttacatATGCCATGTGACCAATGAAATGGCATTAATGATTctagaatgaaaaatattatttataaaaatattccaaagaatttttttttagtaaatataaaatttaaaatttgaaataaacaacaacaaaaaagaagttattcaaagaatttgaaagatattgtaTCCCGCATGgaaacaattgtaaaaaattaataatttgtttgtaaaacaaaGCGTGGTGAATTGAATATAATCCTAAAAaggattaattaataaaaaaattttttacttatcaccatacaaattgtatataaaatcgTAGATGCTTCTGCATATAATCGCTTAACTTACTGAATTGCTTGGGCAATGGTAGAGCCTTCTTGACACCTTGATACGTCTTAATAGTAGTTAGTATTGCACTTATAAGGCAGAAGGTTTAAACCAGGTCGAAGGCCAAAGAAAAGCTGAAGGTGTCATTATAATTTCTCTCCCCGTTAATCCCTCTTCAGCGGTGTTTATATCAGGACTCCAGATGCCATAATACAGGGCAATGCATTTTAATCGTTGGAtccaaatatcttttaaatatttaacctaCAAAAAAGTGTTTCGTACAAagattattcatattaaaatggGTTAAATCATGTTTTGTCATCAGATTGGACCTGGTTCTTGGGGTTGCTTTAAAAGTATAGTGTTTAGATtctaaaagataaatatttgatttgggTCTTCTGGGTCCTTTAATAGTCAACTTAAAACCATAATTTGAACCTCGAATAGCTCTTGATTTGCAACActtcaaaaattagaaatatgtttgaaaactgcagaattttattcaaaatctgGCTCAAAAGTTGTAGGACCAAAAGTCACAGCACCCTCAAAAAAGGCAAGTGAGGACCTTTTATTTCCCTGAATGttcatttgtttgttaaattttccaGCACTGGGGAAACTAGCCAAGTAAATGGTCCTACTTCGATATAGTgcataaatctatattttgggagaaaatatatttcaaaaaaggatgtattattttaataaaaataaactatttattcattttataaaattaataataggtACATATAATTACACTAAGattggaaaagaaaaaataacaaaaactattCATTATTGAGATCATCATCCAAAAGAACTTCTTCTTCTGTTTCAAACTTGCTATGAGAAAAAAGTGCTCGCTTTTTTAGAGGTCTTTTCCTCTTTGATTTTTCATCGTCAGTTTCTTGGCTATTTATCGGTGAGTAAAAATGTGGTAAACCTTTTTTTACCGGTGGCTCATTTTCATTATCTCTTGGttctaaatttcttttttctgttGGTGAAGTAGCTGAAGTAGATTTTCTAAATGAAGTAGCTGAGATCACTTTATTGTTAGTCGGATAAACACAACCTCCATTAAAAGAAGAATTTTCATTGCCTGGAACTTTCTTTTTTccggaattttttttcaacgcGAACGATGAATTTGCCATTTTATAAATTGGAGAAATCTTTTTATTTGCTTGattaaaaaccacttttaacGGGGTTTCTTTTTTCTTAGACTGCTTTTCGTTTGGCATTATTCCAGAATTTTTCGATTCAGATTGTTTGGCAGTGTTGTCATGGTTTTTATTAAGATGcgaatgattaattttttcttgatgTAGCGTTGAACGAGTTTGttcaatattatcaattttttttcgtagtcCTAAAATTTCctgtaaacataaatttattggaTTATCAATTTGTATGATTTTAATGGAAACcctgtaaaaattcaattttctcgTATAACATTTGAAATCGTCACACAACCGTATCTTatactcaaataaaaaatgttctaattcttaatttttaacccccgaccaACAAAGACGGGTGTTCACGTGTCTGCGTATCTTATTgttatctgtggcatcgtgaCTCCCTTTTACGTACaaagattatcaaaaaaatagatatttaaataaaagaataccCGAACGTAATTTTCATACATCAATTTTTGAGTCGAAACTGTTTCCCGGaaatagacccggaaaaaaagaacaaaaaaaatatacctacccaaaattttatagacccagagtattgttgtaattacgagttggttgggttgagttgggtcgactatagaggattaggctgggttctgaagtttttagcccttgctttcaaaaataggacactattacagaaccTTTTTTTTCCGGTCTATTTTTCCTAAAACCATTGCGCTAATTCCGAGTAAGTCATTAGAGTAGATAAGCCGGTTTCAAAGCTAAGGGACAAGTTCCAAACCAAAAATTTCTCTCaacttattaataattacttaccatttgtttctgttttaaattttcggttaaaattgaattttcgatttccttttcttttaatttttgaagtaaatttgatttttcttctTCTAACTGTTGAAAAGGTAAATGGAATcgagataatttattttcataatccatcatcatattatttaaatcattgcttttttcatttttcatttgatgaaTTTCTTCATTTAACTCAGATATTTGAAATAAGTAATGTGATTGCATAAGTTCTTGTTCATCTTTGAAGTCTATTGCTGGTATTAAAGGAATCGAATTAGAAATACTTCGACCGTGTTCGAATATATTATGATTCTGTCATAGAGTAGTCAAAATTtgtgtaaagaaaaaattatctgaaCAATTTTGAAACACAAGATCTTTTTTGTACAAAAGTTAAATAAGGTATCCAAAAACTCCTCGTTTTTAGACTTGCCATTCCAGATTTGGAACATACATGTCTCAATAATGAATACTATTGACGAGAGAAGTACCAAACACGtattatattttacagaaaatttttaagttaaaatgtacAGACTTTTGGAAACAAGGAAGAttcgaattgaaaatttgtaattaaggaccaattgattcatttttatatattattacatttttataacttatagATATTTTTGGGTATGACCCGTATCAAATTCGCCACATTAATTTGcccataaaaatacaaaaataggcTTGAATTGGtgaaaaacgaagaagttataaccATTCAGATATTGTTAAGAATATAAATCATGGAGGAATTTCGGTAGCCAAAGCTCACGTTAAACCGGACTCTTTGCTCAAATGTACAAACTGATTTCGTTCAAGATTATTTCCGGATCACAATCTACATACCGTGCATTGATTTTTTTCTGACGCGTTTATAGGATCGATTTTTGAATCCTCgcaatatttaatcaaattttcattgtcTCCTTTCCaacaaaatgaacattttttatgaagaatCTTGCGCTCAACTTTTTGAACCGATGACCGACGAAGTTAAACTTTGGATAACGAATTCCGGGCTTGACGTCAAAAATTCCCTCGAAacactcgatatttgcaatgtAGATGCGTTTGAAAGTTTACGGAATGCTTTTCGTTGTAACAAAACATACTTTAAATCGACAATATCTGAAGATCGGCTAAAAGGTTTAGCCTCGCTCgcacagagttttggaaaagtttttttctgtacctcAGACATAACTAACTTGAACGACAGATAGTGACGGATTATCAcgttttttctcttttaattttCACGAATATGTGAATTCCTTAGTTTATTACCGGATGTACTTATTTAAGGAATTACCGCATCTTGTGTCGAAtacaagattttaattttaattttttataagattataTATATCCGAAAATATTATACCTCTTTGATATTCTGTTACTTCTAAGTTGCGAACATTTTTGTCTAAAGTTAAATCCATTCTACAAGAATTCAtgttaaatccaataaaataattataattatgcaatttttatacaTCGAACATCTTGGcaccaaaaatattaaaggacctttgaaaatttttaattaccatGAAAACGCAGTTTTTTCTACATACAGGATGTTTCAAAACTGTTAAATCTCTAtgcaactttttgaaaatagctAAAATCAGTCTTCAGATTTCTAAAATCTGAGAAGACGATATTACTATAtagtaatatcattttttttttctgaccaCTGAAAGCGATGGCAGGCTGGGAACCGATTTACTCTCTCATTTTAGTGCTATCAATGCCAACGTGTTGTAAGCATACGTGTTTTTAGTCGAACAAgaagtttttttctaaattaatagttaatctttttttttggtcataaataataaagtttctccAAAAAGACAATCCATAAAACGTCGatgaattatttatctaaaaaactgAAATGAACCGTAAACGCTCTATCACAAAGAGCTACAAATAAGCCGATTTAGCCAAATTAACTTCGTTACAAAGCGGCTCTTTTTGGGCGCTGGGTGACTCTAAAGAAAATTGgttatttgtttaatatgaaTGGCTCTTGGATTAAAATCTCGACGCTTTTTGTGGGCCCAAATTCCGATTATGTTGTATTTGATTACGAAAGTTATATGGTACCATATAGACTCAACCATGTGTGCAAGGTTGTAAATCGCATACCGCGGTTGCCGAATTCGAAGGCAGCAAAAACATTTATTCGCTATTTTTCATGAATGAACCAGGATTTATGGTGTTGGACGCCCATGAGCACAAAAGTGGTAAGGTTCAAATGTAAACACGCGTTacgtatatttcaattttttacccGCGAGTTCAATTCGTAACATCTCTGGACGCGGTCTAATTTTTACTCacttttaagatattaaaaactTACCTTGTCGACGTAAATCATTCTTCAAAATCTCAATTTGTTCACATAGTTCTTTTTTCTCGTTTTCATACCTCTTAAATTCTTGAGAAGTAAAATTTAACTTCTCtattttttctgaaacaaataaaatattaattttatttcgaattctagcattattatcattatactTTTCAATTCATCTTCTATGGAagatttttcttgaatattgtCAATGACTTGTTTTCTTAGATCATTAACGAGAGCTGAAAGAGCTTTCTCAGAAGCTCGTGAAGCTTTACATTCTTCTTTTAAATTggttataattatttcaaaattattattttgatttttaacggACTCAAATtcctaaaaatacaataatggcAATTAATTTTGATCGTTGAtacaaatgatttaaaattagtaCATTTTGGATTTGAGTCCAAAATTCTAAATGTTCTCTTAAGTCAGGAGTTAATTCattagacatatttttttttgaagttatttgtttatttcattgttGTGAGTTCGTTCTTCTGTATCTTTGCTAAACGTTAAATTATATCTCAGCTAATAATGaactttatgttttttaaaagaatcataaaataaatcatatgtaagttaaaaaatttctaaacaaaAGACAAACATCATTGTAAGCATAGGATAGTGCTGCCATCTGTGATTATTATAgacacattttaataataattaaaaatatttttttatctacaagtactaaatattaaattgaattagggaaattcaattttttacataaatttagcTCGGAATGTAACAGAaacattcaaaagaaaatcattttgggTATATTAAGCATCATTTAGTTTTAAACTATGTTTAATAAGCTATCATGGCTAAGGCTAATATCACCCAGAGGAGACGTTATTCCAATTCTGGATGACAAAGAAATATGCAATTAATCTTTAGTTTTAAACGAAAACTTGTTTAATAAGCTTCCATGATACCAAAGTATTATTAGAACCCAACTGATGTAGTTTatatagctttttttttataggcaatGTACTTAGTTAAACAGTGTTTGCCAATGCCTAATTTGAATGAAAACTGCTTTTTAACGCAAATCAAAAATAGTTGAGTTATACCATTATGCTATAAGCATACATATAATTGATAGAACAAATTTATGtgcttttgaaaaaaacatttattaaatttgataaaaatctatGCAGCCCTGTTAAAATACAAGCAAACtgttaaaatacaaacaaaataatggGTAATTATCCGTTTTACccggtaatattttattacctgGCAGTACTCAAATTACCTGAAAAACGCCATTCAGCTGTTGAGgaacatcgaaattttattgcTCTTGCCGTTTTTAAGAACCAAGATATATGGTAGCTTAACATTATGATGGCGTGACAAAATCATAAGTACAGGAACATAACTCATTTTTTGGCTATTTATTGTATTAGGTCGCTTAATTGCCAAACTGCTGGCAATTTCTGCGACCAAGACTTGTGGCAAACTTGTAGTATCAgcgatgaaattaaaatttaaaagaataaagtaGATTTCTGTATTAGTAAGTACAATATTCAATCATAGAGTGCAGTAATGTATAAAATGGCTTTGACAAGTAAGTGtacatcaaaaaatatcaactaAAGTATGTAAACACTCAAAACTAATTCAGTTCAGTGTAAGATGTCAATGAAACTTGAGTAGTTGggtgttgttttataaaattaaaaagattgatagaaaatattttgattttataaatttattaaggtaaaaataatgtCTTAATGTTGTGTGTTTTGTATGTGaaaatttagtgaaaaataaTGGCATCGTTGTCATTACCGCGTGTGTTACAACAACGAAAAACTAGTTTAGAAATTGAAcgggaaaattttgaaaaatttcaggtacacattaattttttatttttgtttactacacgttcgttttttttttattggaatgttgcttatttacgtaTCGCTTAACCCTTCTATTTATAGCATAAGAATTCGTTTAATCGCTTTGTATATATGCCGGAATTATACCGGAATCgtaatttctagaaaatattaagttttgcttgtgtttttttcaattataaatatttttatttttggttagtTTTGTGGTTTTAAGTGTGGCATCAGAAGGTAAACAATTCACGATTTTACCTTGAAGTAAATGCAATTTTGCAATATGACTTaagttattcaataaacatgaCTAAAGTACCTATGAaagtgtatacaattttttcccatgtattatttaatttccagTAAAATTGTGGTATaagatttattaaacaaatacgtttatttttaatataataaccgGTGATCGCAAATATAAAATGCTAGGTTAAATAAAACTGCTATGTTTTGAATACTGTTACGAGAAATTTAGACCGGcatatttagtttgaaaaaaacCCTTCACATTAATTGCTGTAATTTCCTCAAACAATAATTATAGTCTACTTCGGTCATTTTGATTCGTATTACCTTCGAAAATTCacaatataacttttttatgtGCCAGATATCGTTCGAAACCTAGTTTCCGGTATTCACTCAAGCTTGTGTGCAAATTTTATgctattaagttttttttatcaagatcGATCTGCTTGATAATCAGATATTTTTCGAGGCATAGTATGTTGTTTGTTCTATCTAACGATCGTTTTTTCTAATCAATTTGAGCCAGTATTTGTCTGTATCAAACTTGGATCATTAGTCTTGGAGCAGGCTCAGAAAATTGCAATCTTCAAGATGACGGTCAACGGACACCCCGTTTTATTGAAAGTCGGgtgaaatgatttttcattgatttggttttctttctgttaaaaaattgatatcgttTAAGTGGAACCTAGGGagcatacaaaaattaataagtttttttggtGTGGGCTGTGGTCtaatacagtagagtctcgataatcgaGCCTCAATAAAAGCCAGAAGTGTTCCGTTTACTtggattgtatggaaaaatttattaaaaataaaataaagcattgCTAAAACAGTATTGGAATGTAGATATGTATTTAATCGAGACTGTTCACACAGCAATAATAttagatgtatatacaaacaaataatatcatttttgagtgaTTGGTACAGGACGTCGTAGAAAATGTGGACCGCGGCTTAAAGTAGTCCGATTACTGGACGTTTCTTATTATCGAGTGCtccgattatcgagactctactgcattttaattataatataaatatctttaCGGAGGGAATTAccttagtaaaaatattttgaaaaacagatGTTTATGTATTGGACACGtgctacttaaataaaatataatagaagtATGCTTCTTTTGAACCATCTGGTGCCTTAGTATCTACCTCTGTCTATTtctttacaaatcatttttcaattttttttgacggattacaaattatatctgggttaaaatctattttatgaCTTATACTAGGTAATTTATATACTTCGTTTCATATTCAGCCATCTAACTTAATTAAGCGAGCCTGTACTGATTAAGAAAGAAAGCTTAAGAAAGGTTATTAAAAACagcgaaaaaatataataattcgaCATAAAAAAGAGAAAGAGAGGCTGGGTAGTTGGCACCTTCAAAAGGCACATTCTTGACACTAATTCAACCTACATACCGACCGACAATTGGGATAACcgaaacataatattttgacataaaaaaggGATGAAGGGTATGATCAATGGATACCCCCTAACTAGTATCAATGGTGTATCTTTGATACTATAGTTGGGGGTGCAATACATCTACGATTAAAGCTCAATTTGGAGTGTCTGTTTCTATTCAAAGCcataaaaatttctagaaaagaaTTTTTCCCCTTGGAATATCTTCCAAATATCTTAAATGATTCCTCGATTGTCCTCACACTCCCACTTCTTCCTGTTGACCTTCGATATGATATGACCTTTTTGGGGAAGACTATGACTAAATAATTAACAActcgtttaaaataaatttatgagttaaataaataaattttcaaaccatttttttttaaattttattgatatcttTATAATACCATAATAGGTAAATTGgcgattatttataaaaaaaatgataaagaataaatatttattttagtaactGATATGataatgtataattaataaaaaaaattacttaattaacgCTAATACTGTTGTTGTtagtaaacttttgttttaatataccAGGTGtaccattttaaataatctagcataaaatatctaaaataaaaaaaagatccgAGTAAAGGAATTAATCAAAGTCTCTTAAAAGTTAACTCGCATTATTCAGGATACGGTGAAAATGTATTTACCTACTTATGTGGACGTAAGACATGTTGTAGACTTCAAAGACACTTATACatacttttgtaaataataaataaacctcCAACCTTATTTACGAGTGCTTACCATGTGAATTATGTCTGTCTATGTTCTAATTGTGTGAGAACAGATGTGCTTGCACTGTGTATATTtgctttttgaattaaattcacATGACATTCACATAATCATGTTTTGTCCTCCATCCATTCATTGCAAATCCAGGTGTGTTATAATAGACGTCTGGGGCtctaggtaaaatatatatctcGTGTCATGTGCACTAGCCAAAGATTTAATAGCAATATTAGGGCGTTATCATCGTACTTCTTTCATCATGGTCCAATATCTATGAAATTCGTAGTTTAGAACAGcgaataattttatcttattaaattatctggattattggattttttttatttaaaaaaaggcagAATATTCCGAATGATCTTTTAATGATTGTGGATTAAAATTAGGGGAGGAATTGAAAGAATAAATTGATGAAggtattatataagaaaaaagttttatataataaataactgaTGCTtgcatgtataaaaaataacttttattaatacatacaaTTAATTAGTGATAATCTCACTTTCACtattcacaataataataataagaggggaaagtgtagtacctagaatcaacAGTTAAATTTGTGTGTTTTGTATTACCTATGCATTTAAATATCTCAATATAATATCTCCCTTTAAAGTTTAAACCACTTTTATCCATGTTTGATCCATGGTATAACATCATATGTACCATGGCTTATACCATAATGTACCTAGAATCATATTCATCAATTGTCCCTGAAAGCGGCCTCTTGAACATTTAATCATTCTAGGAAATAACATCttaaaatatacctaatatgattaaaattttgaaaatcttacaCGTTACTCTTACTTCGCTTGCACTTAAAAGACATAAAAGCCAAggttttaatacatttattacttacaattttaatatatttattgtatacatatatatatatatatatatatgtatatatatatatatatatatatatatatatatatatatatatatatatatatatatatgcatgtgtCCATCGTCCATGGTATGTACGACAAACTATAGAATATTCAAGGTACATATGACACTAGGTACTTCACCTTACCCTACTTGTAGTATATAATCATATTACTTCTATTAGACTAAAAATTcgatagtaattttaattgtaatgtaaaattcaaagcgtaaGGGTGCTTTCTActttcattctttaaattagCTGATTTGACAAATCGACCACCCCATATAAACTTATccactttttagttcaataaagcatattttttggtttttaaactgtaatttatggttatttttattgtgtaataatttagaatttaaaattttaatccatcCCAGCCGCCTGGATATCAATGTTTTTTCTGACGTTGCCAGCTGTTAtaccaaaaaaatcattaaatttctacta
This region includes:
- the LOC123296312 gene encoding uncharacterized protein LOC123296312 → MDYENKLSRFHLPFQQLEEEKSNLLQKLKEKEIENSILTENLKQKQMEILGLRKKIDNIEQTRSTLHQEKINHSHLNKNHDNTAKQSESKNSGIMPNEKQSKKKETPLKVVFNQANKKISPIYKMANSSFALKKNSGKKKVPGNENSSFNGGCVYPTNNKVISATSFRKSTSATSPTEKRNLEPRDNENEPPVKKGLPHFYSPINSQETDDEKSKRKRPLKKRALFSHSKFETEEEVLLDDDLNNE